Proteins encoded in a region of the Petroclostridium xylanilyticum genome:
- a CDS encoding CTP synthase, which translates to MPVKYIFVTGGVVSGLGKGITAASLGRLLKARGQHVTIQKFDPYINIDPGTMSPYQHGEVFVTDDGAETDLDLGHYERFIDENLSKNSNVTTGKIYWSVISKERKGDYLGGTVQVIPHITNEIKERIYRVGKSGHTDIVITEIGGTVGDIESLPFLEAIRQVAADVGRENCMYIHVTLVPYLGKSGEQKTKPTQHSVKELLGLGIQPDVIVCRSEMPLSKEARDKIGLFCNIPGDWVIQNLDAETLYEVPLMLEKEGLAEIVCKRLNVACANPDLTEWTEMVNKVKNLKHKVKIALVGKYVALHDAYISIVESLKHGGIANDADVEIKWVNSENVTEENCKELLGDANGILVPGGFGDRGVEGKITAAKYARENNIPYFGICLGMQLAVVEFARNVAGLKDAHSSELNPQTPYPVIDLMPEQKDIEEMGGTMRLGLYPCKIAENTKTYDAYKDELIYERHRHRYEVNNEFREQLKEKGLLLTGLSPDERLVEIIELPNHPWFIGVQFHPEFKSRPNRPHPLFREFIRASLEFGTKR; encoded by the coding sequence ATGCCAGTCAAGTATATCTTTGTAACCGGAGGCGTTGTATCCGGCCTCGGCAAAGGCATCACTGCTGCATCCCTGGGACGATTGTTAAAAGCGCGTGGACAGCACGTAACCATACAAAAATTTGACCCATACATAAATATTGATCCGGGCACCATGAGTCCGTATCAGCATGGGGAAGTATTTGTAACCGACGACGGGGCCGAAACCGACCTGGATCTGGGCCACTATGAGCGGTTTATCGATGAAAACTTAAGCAAAAACAGCAATGTCACCACCGGAAAAATATACTGGTCTGTAATATCAAAAGAAAGAAAAGGCGACTACCTGGGCGGTACGGTGCAGGTGATCCCTCACATCACCAATGAAATCAAGGAAAGGATCTATAGGGTAGGCAAGTCGGGACATACCGACATCGTTATCACCGAAATAGGCGGTACCGTGGGCGACATCGAGAGCCTTCCTTTCCTGGAAGCCATCCGTCAGGTTGCTGCCGATGTAGGCAGAGAAAACTGCATGTACATTCATGTAACCCTTGTTCCCTACCTGGGCAAATCAGGGGAACAAAAAACCAAACCTACACAGCACAGCGTAAAAGAGCTGCTGGGCTTGGGGATTCAGCCCGACGTTATCGTATGCCGTTCCGAAATGCCGCTGTCAAAGGAAGCAAGGGACAAGATCGGCTTATTCTGCAACATTCCGGGAGACTGGGTCATTCAGAACCTGGATGCCGAAACGCTGTACGAAGTTCCGCTGATGCTGGAGAAAGAAGGCCTTGCGGAAATCGTATGCAAGCGCCTGAACGTAGCCTGTGCCAACCCCGATCTCACCGAATGGACGGAGATGGTAAACAAAGTAAAGAATCTTAAGCACAAGGTAAAAATTGCACTGGTAGGCAAATATGTTGCCTTGCACGATGCCTATATCAGTATTGTAGAATCGTTAAAACACGGCGGAATAGCTAATGATGCCGATGTAGAGATAAAATGGGTCAACTCCGAAAATGTAACGGAAGAAAATTGCAAAGAATTGCTCGGCGATGCCAACGGGATTCTGGTACCCGGCGGCTTTGGAGACAGGGGAGTGGAAGGAAAAATCACCGCTGCAAAATATGCCCGGGAAAACAATATTCCCTACTTCGGGATATGTCTCGGCATGCAGCTTGCGGTAGTAGAGTTCGCCCGAAACGTAGCAGGACTGAAAGATGCCCACAGCTCCGAATTGAATCCGCAAACTCCATATCCGGTGATAGACCTCATGCCCGAGCAGAAGGATATCGAGGAAATGGGCGGGACCATGCGTTTAGGACTATACCCATGCAAAATCGCCGAAAACACCAAAACCTACGATGCCTACAAAGACGAACTAATCTACGAAAGGCACCGTCATAGGTATGAAGTAAATAACGAATTCAGGGAACAACTAAAAGAAAAAGGCCTGCTGCTCACCGGCCTCTCGCCCGACGAACGCCTCGTCGAAATCATCGAACTCCCCAACCACCCCTGGTTCATCGGCGTCCAATTCCACCCGGAATTCAAGTCGAGACCAAACAGACCACATCCGTTGTTCAGGGAATTTATCCGAGCAAGCTTGGAGTTCGGAACTAAGAGGTAA
- a CDS encoding cyanophycinase, with amino-acid sequence MGDKVRGNLIIIGGAEDKKNECSILKKVVEIAGGENARLVVLTTATQLPQEVGQQYREVFTRLGVKDIAILNIDSRDDADQSQNTEIIRNATTIFFTGGDQLRISSILGGTLVNQALHDAYRKGVLIVGTSAGASVMSSTMIVEGSNNEAARKCTLKMAPGLGLLEEAIIDQHFDQRGRIGRLLCGIAQNPYMLGIGIDEDTAIRVYPEDYFEVIGTNAVTILDGRTIKSSNVSESSPDELLALSNVTLHVIPQGYKFDMRSRVVSKVQNKEDFHK; translated from the coding sequence ATGGGCGACAAAGTACGGGGAAACCTTATCATTATAGGTGGTGCTGAAGATAAGAAGAATGAATGCAGCATATTGAAAAAAGTGGTAGAGATTGCAGGAGGAGAAAATGCCCGATTGGTAGTACTTACCACTGCAACCCAGCTGCCGCAGGAAGTGGGGCAGCAGTATAGGGAAGTATTTACACGACTAGGTGTGAAAGATATTGCAATATTGAATATAGATTCCAGGGATGATGCCGACCAATCCCAAAATACAGAAATTATTAGAAACGCAACAACCATTTTTTTTACCGGAGGTGACCAGTTGAGAATCAGCAGTATTCTGGGGGGCACTTTGGTGAATCAGGCTTTGCATGATGCATACCGAAAAGGAGTATTAATCGTAGGGACCAGTGCCGGAGCATCAGTAATGAGCAGTACAATGATTGTTGAGGGAAGTAATAATGAGGCTGCAAGAAAGTGTACATTGAAAATGGCTCCCGGACTGGGATTACTGGAGGAAGCAATCATAGACCAGCACTTTGACCAGAGGGGAAGAATAGGGAGGCTCCTTTGCGGTATTGCACAAAACCCCTATATGTTAGGGATAGGAATAGATGAAGATACTGCGATTAGAGTATATCCCGAAGACTATTTCGAAGTTATAGGAACCAATGCAGTTACTATACTGGATGGCAGGACCATAAAAAGTTCCAACGTTTCAGAATCAAGCCCCGACGAATTACTGGCACTCTCCAATGTAACTTTACATGTAATTCCACAGGGATATAAGTTTGATATGAGAAGCAGAGTAGTGAGTAAGGTGCAAAATAAGGAGGATTTTCATAAATGA
- the cphA gene encoding cyanophycin synthetase, whose product MKIIDIQCLRGRNIYCHRPVVKLTVDLEDYCDTPTVEIEGFNDRLVHLLPGIKRHCCSPGYEGGFVDRLKEGTYLAHVAEHIILELQSAAGYDSRYGKARVWKEPNIYHIIYEYKNEKCAVEAAQLAVKLINALIKGEELDINGEIKKLVKISSQYELGPSTKAIVDEAVKRGIPVTRLGNESLVQLGYGKYQRRIQSTITDATSCIAVDIAGNKFLTKQILSEQDIPVPYGDIAYTEDSAVTLAEAIGFPVVVKPYDGNQGKGVALNLSSEQQVRKAFQAASAFSPAVMVEKFIEGKDYRVLVVGDKVSAVAERRAACVVGDGTSTIAQLVQKENLNPLRGEEHEKPLTQLKMDNTVQQVLEKQGLTDQSIPSKGQVVWLRENGNLSTGGTATDRTDEIHPYNAQIAVKAAQAIGLDIAGIDITSPDISVPLYRNGGAVVEVNAAPGIRMHVYPSEGKARNVGKEIVDMLFPEGVPCSIPIVSVTGTNGKTTTTRMIAHILRTCGLTVGMTTTSGIYIDEKCILKGDNTGPHSARMVLGNRSVEAAVLETARGGMVKRGLGYDRADVGIITNITEDHLGIDGINTLEDLAFVKSLVVEAVKKDGYAVLNADDAMVLEIIPRVRSEIIYFSKNHDNPIVVKHLKQGGRAVYIKDNIIVMAKGNETTPVLNVKDIPATYQGKVECNIENSLAAVSGACGLKIPVEKIVQGLKSFRADVNVNPGRFNLFELGSFSVLVDYGHNIAGYRTVLDSARRLGAQRLVGVIGMPGDRLDRHISLVGRLCGENFDYIYIKEDSDLRGRKQGEAADILYNSVLEGGISKENVEIIYNEVEALQKAMLDARPGDLIIIFYENFEPIVECIKKISQELEKNREIEVEMIQQPAG is encoded by the coding sequence ATGAAAATTATCGACATACAGTGTCTGCGCGGCAGGAACATTTACTGCCACAGACCTGTAGTAAAACTTACGGTAGATCTGGAAGACTACTGTGATACTCCCACTGTAGAAATAGAGGGGTTTAATGATAGACTTGTACACCTCTTACCCGGTATTAAAAGGCACTGCTGTTCACCGGGATATGAAGGTGGTTTTGTAGATAGGTTGAAGGAGGGTACCTATCTTGCCCATGTAGCAGAACACATTATACTGGAGCTGCAATCAGCAGCCGGATATGACAGCAGGTATGGGAAAGCAAGAGTATGGAAGGAACCGAACATATATCATATTATATATGAATATAAAAATGAAAAATGTGCTGTAGAAGCAGCACAACTGGCAGTAAAATTGATAAACGCACTCATTAAGGGCGAAGAATTGGATATCAATGGTGAAATTAAAAAATTAGTAAAGATTTCTTCCCAGTATGAACTGGGCCCCAGTACCAAAGCAATTGTAGATGAGGCTGTAAAAAGAGGGATTCCGGTTACACGATTGGGAAATGAAAGCCTTGTTCAACTTGGCTATGGAAAATACCAGAGAAGAATACAGTCTACCATTACTGATGCCACCAGCTGTATTGCGGTGGATATAGCCGGCAATAAGTTTTTAACAAAACAAATCTTAAGCGAGCAGGATATTCCTGTACCTTACGGAGATATTGCCTATACCGAAGATTCGGCAGTAACCCTGGCCGAGGCAATAGGCTTTCCGGTTGTGGTAAAACCTTATGATGGAAACCAGGGAAAAGGGGTGGCACTGAACCTCAGCAGCGAACAGCAGGTAAGAAAAGCTTTCCAGGCTGCATCTGCATTCAGTCCTGCCGTAATGGTAGAAAAATTTATCGAAGGAAAAGACTACAGGGTACTGGTAGTAGGTGATAAAGTCAGTGCAGTAGCCGAACGCCGTGCTGCCTGTGTAGTAGGTGATGGCACCAGCACTATTGCTCAACTGGTTCAAAAGGAAAACCTTAATCCCTTAAGAGGAGAAGAACACGAAAAACCCCTTACACAGCTGAAAATGGATAATACCGTACAGCAAGTACTGGAGAAGCAAGGGCTTACTGATCAATCAATCCCATCAAAGGGGCAGGTTGTCTGGTTAAGGGAAAACGGTAACCTGAGTACTGGTGGAACAGCCACCGACAGGACGGATGAGATACATCCCTATAATGCACAAATTGCAGTAAAAGCTGCACAGGCTATTGGACTCGATATAGCCGGAATCGATATAACATCCCCCGATATATCGGTGCCTTTATATAGAAACGGTGGGGCGGTCGTAGAGGTTAATGCAGCGCCGGGCATAAGGATGCATGTTTATCCCAGTGAAGGCAAAGCAAGAAATGTAGGAAAAGAGATTGTAGACATGCTATTCCCGGAAGGAGTGCCCTGCTCTATTCCTATTGTATCGGTAACAGGGACAAATGGGAAGACTACTACTACCAGGATGATCGCCCATATCCTCAGGACGTGCGGGCTGACCGTAGGTATGACAACCACCAGCGGTATCTATATAGATGAAAAATGTATACTGAAAGGCGATAATACCGGTCCCCACAGTGCCCGGATGGTTCTTGGCAACAGGTCGGTAGAAGCAGCAGTGCTGGAAACAGCCAGGGGTGGCATGGTAAAAAGAGGACTGGGATACGACCGGGCAGATGTAGGAATTATCACAAACATTACTGAAGACCATCTTGGAATAGATGGAATAAATACCCTTGAAGATCTGGCTTTTGTCAAGTCTCTGGTAGTGGAAGCAGTAAAAAAAGACGGCTATGCGGTGCTTAATGCCGATGATGCCATGGTACTGGAAATTATCCCGAGGGTAAGAAGTGAAATCATCTATTTTTCGAAAAATCATGATAATCCTATAGTGGTCAAACATCTCAAGCAGGGAGGAAGAGCAGTATATATTAAAGATAATATAATTGTAATGGCAAAAGGGAATGAAACAACACCGGTACTAAATGTAAAAGATATTCCTGCCACTTACCAGGGCAAGGTGGAATGTAATATAGAAAACAGTCTTGCGGCAGTAAGCGGAGCTTGCGGGCTAAAGATACCTGTTGAAAAGATTGTGCAAGGACTTAAATCTTTCCGTGCCGATGTCAATGTGAACCCCGGAAGGTTTAACCTGTTCGAGCTAGGCAGCTTTAGCGTGCTGGTCGATTATGGGCACAACATTGCAGGATACAGGACTGTATTGGATTCGGCAAGGCGTCTCGGCGCCCAGCGTCTCGTGGGAGTCATAGGAATGCCGGGGGATAGGCTGGACAGGCATATTAGCCTGGTAGGCAGGCTGTGTGGAGAAAATTTTGATTATATTTACATTAAAGAAGACAGTGACCTGAGAGGACGCAAACAAGGCGAAGCAGCCGATATATTGTACAATTCGGTACTGGAAGGCGGCATTTCAAAAGAAAATGTGGAGATTATCTACAACGAAGTAGAAGCCCTCCAAAAAGCCATGCTGGACGCAAGGCCCGGCGACCTTATTATCATATTCTACGAAAACTTCGAACCGATAGTAGAATGCATAAAGAAAATATCGCAGGAGCTGGAGAAGAACAGAGAAATAGAAGTAGAGATGATACAGCAGCCGGCAGGATGA
- a CDS encoding S-layer homology domain-containing protein — MRNLKKALALVVVFTMMLTLFAGISTASAASDYSSSVARMQKFGIMKGDGTGDLKPFADVTRAEFMTMLTRALGYEGAAEAAKGATKFADVPADHWASGYVNVAVQLGVTKGKSEDTFAPDDKVTVVEALAFIERAMGYEVLAKEKGGWPTGYLVVAKDRNYGLKLLDGVSEAATLPAPRGLIAKLFDNALNGPFYEIDSYSNGVPTYKQDAGVTFLTKMGYVQKKINGSDTFIVAATPYYGTDADKVKLLAEDKGGSLVEVKVKGYTAEELDQFMGKRVKAYYDDDDDDKLIDIQLADKDKTVVVVAKEISKDGDKIKIKDTSDVETNYEMQDDKIGAVANWNFSVTDETAFEAAGVFGDKKDLIEATAVIFDGKVDFVYGFKYEAPVKVSSTVDNTVTGAKYIRTDGGSKYINKDKDNKAKFTEIVKDGEIVELADLAENDILYVATEKADASESNAKDNRIKFLVVSDTVIGEFKAAKLNGSNKAEKVKIDSTTYEVYPGKEKVYNAVDSDFDDWDNVKFGDTIKARLTKDGKVYEIVKESGATAEGYSIVLNKATETDRYSNKSKYVKVLKADGTEVEYKVNKDSDADVNFASIAKGSLVKIELNADSEIVKVTSATGVPAVDQKANDISKRKLAGGLVAKEDAILFNMTNAYVDTSDDAEADVIGWNNLSDNNTVTYYFTDDGYIVAAMFIDASADVSYAVITDKTTIKDNKHRVALITKDGAVEYDVDGTIAQTAGAVISFTLTADSKVNTSVNTVSYAVYGEIQDVTSNIIKVNDTIYTFADDVVVYYNKDFDVTEDFEALTKDDLYKYMDVRLFLNADGDVAVVGIQKK, encoded by the coding sequence ATGAGAAATCTCAAAAAGGCATTAGCATTAGTAGTAGTATTTACTATGATGCTGACATTATTTGCCGGAATCTCAACCGCTTCTGCTGCTTCTGATTACAGCAGTTCAGTTGCAAGAATGCAGAAATTTGGTATCATGAAAGGTGACGGCACTGGCGATTTAAAACCATTTGCTGATGTAACAAGGGCTGAATTCATGACAATGCTTACAAGGGCATTGGGTTACGAAGGTGCAGCTGAAGCAGCAAAAGGCGCTACAAAATTTGCAGACGTTCCTGCCGACCACTGGGCATCTGGGTATGTAAATGTAGCTGTACAACTTGGAGTTACTAAGGGTAAAAGCGAAGATACTTTTGCTCCGGATGATAAGGTAACAGTTGTTGAAGCTCTTGCATTCATTGAGAGAGCAATGGGTTATGAAGTATTGGCAAAAGAAAAAGGTGGCTGGCCAACAGGTTATCTTGTAGTAGCAAAGGACAGAAACTATGGTCTTAAATTATTAGACGGTGTTTCTGAAGCTGCAACTCTTCCAGCACCAAGAGGTTTAATTGCTAAACTATTTGACAATGCTTTAAATGGTCCTTTTTATGAAATTGATTCTTACAGCAATGGCGTTCCAACTTATAAGCAGGACGCTGGTGTTACTTTCCTTACTAAGATGGGATATGTACAGAAGAAGATTAATGGTTCTGATACATTTATCGTTGCAGCAACTCCTTACTACGGAACTGATGCTGATAAGGTTAAACTTCTTGCAGAAGACAAGGGTGGTAGTCTTGTAGAAGTAAAAGTAAAAGGATATACTGCTGAAGAATTAGATCAATTCATGGGTAAACGTGTAAAGGCTTATTATGATGACGATGATGACGATAAACTTATTGATATCCAGTTAGCTGACAAAGATAAGACCGTGGTAGTAGTAGCAAAAGAAATATCTAAAGATGGCGATAAGATCAAGATCAAAGATACTTCTGATGTAGAAACTAACTATGAAATGCAAGATGACAAAATTGGTGCAGTTGCAAACTGGAATTTCTCAGTAACTGATGAAACTGCTTTTGAAGCTGCTGGTGTTTTTGGTGATAAGAAAGACCTTATTGAAGCTACTGCAGTTATTTTCGATGGTAAAGTTGACTTTGTATATGGATTTAAATATGAAGCTCCGGTAAAAGTTTCTTCTACTGTTGACAATACAGTAACGGGAGCTAAATATATTAGAACAGATGGTGGAAGCAAATATATCAATAAGGATAAAGACAACAAGGCTAAATTCACTGAAATTGTAAAAGATGGTGAAATCGTTGAATTAGCTGACTTGGCTGAAAACGATATTTTATATGTTGCTACTGAAAAAGCTGATGCATCAGAATCTAACGCTAAGGATAACAGAATCAAGTTCTTAGTTGTAAGCGATACCGTAATCGGTGAATTTAAAGCTGCAAAACTTAACGGCTCAAATAAGGCTGAAAAAGTTAAGATTGATTCAACAACTTATGAAGTTTACCCAGGAAAAGAGAAAGTATACAATGCGGTGGATAGTGACTTTGATGATTGGGACAATGTAAAATTCGGTGACACTATTAAAGCTAGACTTACTAAAGATGGAAAAGTTTATGAAATTGTAAAAGAGTCTGGTGCGACTGCTGAAGGCTATTCAATTGTGTTAAATAAAGCAACTGAAACTGACCGATACAGTAATAAATCAAAGTATGTGAAAGTATTAAAAGCTGATGGTACTGAAGTAGAATACAAAGTTAATAAAGATAGTGATGCAGATGTTAACTTTGCAAGTATTGCAAAGGGTTCACTTGTTAAGATTGAATTAAATGCTGACAGTGAAATAGTTAAAGTAACTTCAGCAACTGGTGTTCCAGCTGTTGACCAAAAGGCAAATGATATTAGCAAGAGAAAACTTGCTGGTGGTTTAGTTGCTAAAGAGGATGCTATACTCTTCAATATGACTAATGCTTACGTTGATACTTCTGATGACGCTGAAGCAGATGTTATTGGCTGGAATAACTTAAGTGATAATAACACTGTAACTTATTACTTCACAGATGATGGTTACATTGTTGCGGCTATGTTTATTGATGCATCCGCTGATGTAAGCTATGCTGTAATCACCGATAAGACTACAATCAAAGACAATAAGCATCGTGTAGCACTTATTACTAAAGACGGTGCTGTTGAATATGACGTTGATGGAACTATTGCTCAAACAGCAGGTGCTGTTATATCCTTCACACTTACTGCTGACAGCAAAGTAAATACTTCTGTAAACACAGTAAGCTATGCTGTATATGGAGAAATTCAAGATGTAACATCCAATATTATTAAGGTTAATGATACAATTTACACATTTGCCGATGATGTAGTTGTATACTATAATAAAGATTTTGATGTAACCGAAGACTTTGAAGCTTTAACTAAGGATGATCTTTACAAGTATATGGATGTTCGTCTGTTCTTGAACGCTGATGGAGATGTAGCAGTAGTAGGTATTCAAAAGAAATAA
- a CDS encoding four helix bundle protein — translation MEYVQDVNDDMLVLESREDYLDNVKHYMNLKVWQKSHQLAINMYKLTNKFPPDERYGMTNQIRRAVASIPTNIAEGHGRNSFGDFKRFISISIGSANEVEYLLLLSKDLGYINQESYEMLSKDLLIVLKMLQALKRAIEAKCNQNRL, via the coding sequence ATGGAATACGTTCAAGATGTTAACGATGATATGTTAGTTTTAGAATCCAGAGAGGACTATCTAGATAATGTCAAGCATTATATGAACCTTAAAGTATGGCAAAAGTCTCATCAATTAGCAATTAATATGTATAAATTGACCAATAAGTTTCCACCAGACGAGAGATATGGAATGACTAATCAGATCCGAAGAGCAGTTGCCTCTATTCCTACAAATATTGCCGAAGGTCATGGAAGAAATTCTTTTGGAGATTTTAAAAGATTTATTTCTATATCCATAGGATCAGCTAATGAAGTAGAATATCTTTTGCTGCTAAGTAAAGATTTAGGTTATATAAATCAAGAATCATATGAAATGTTATCAAAAGATTTACTTATTGTGTTGAAAATGTTACAAGCGCTGAAAAGGGCTATCGAAGCTAAATGCAATCAAAACAGGCTGTGA
- a CDS encoding copper amine oxidase N-terminal domain-containing protein: MLKSKKKLLAVITAFIITLSLISVVHAAGNIKKLDAWYADIKIISNNQQINMDVQPFVVNGTTYVPLRTLANIFNKDVHWDSNSYTITITDKPDPTVDNLKQQLQAKDYQIYLLEQKVKMLEGRQTSSYRLDIDDLEDELNDDYSEYEDIKFNISLSGDEDDITVRIYIDMSKYGDEWRRLTTGDKKEFLQDICDVIKDEYPDADIDGYIKSSSGSSTLLSFSTSSNGTVRLGYNTDLSDLEEELDDKYYDYFDDVELSIELDGNEDDITFYININYNKYKSKWNSLTNSQIQTLMSKIYNDIKNEFSNKYIEGYVYDTYNQQKLAKYYRSSSGYTYFTRY; the protein is encoded by the coding sequence ATGTTGAAATCCAAAAAAAAGCTTTTGGCAGTAATTACTGCATTTATTATCACATTATCACTAATATCTGTCGTCCACGCCGCAGGAAACATCAAAAAACTGGATGCGTGGTACGCAGATATAAAAATCATAAGCAACAACCAGCAAATAAATATGGATGTTCAACCATTTGTCGTAAATGGTACGACCTATGTCCCATTGCGTACGCTAGCCAATATATTTAATAAAGATGTGCACTGGGACAGTAATAGTTATACAATAACCATTACCGATAAACCGGATCCTACCGTGGACAACCTAAAGCAGCAGCTGCAAGCAAAGGACTACCAGATATACCTGCTTGAACAAAAAGTTAAAATGCTTGAAGGCAGACAAACAAGCAGTTATAGATTAGATATTGATGACTTGGAAGATGAGCTAAACGATGATTATTCCGAATATGAAGATATCAAGTTCAACATCTCTTTAAGCGGAGATGAAGATGATATTACCGTAAGAATATACATAGATATGAGCAAGTACGGAGATGAGTGGCGCAGGCTTACAACCGGCGATAAAAAAGAATTTCTTCAAGATATCTGTGACGTGATTAAAGATGAATATCCCGATGCAGATATAGACGGCTATATTAAAAGCAGTTCAGGCTCTTCAACATTATTATCCTTTTCAACATCCTCCAACGGAACTGTACGGCTTGGATATAATACGGATTTATCCGACCTGGAAGAAGAACTGGATGACAAATATTATGATTATTTTGATGATGTGGAACTTTCCATAGAACTGGACGGAAACGAGGATGATATTACTTTTTATATTAATATAAATTATAATAAATACAAATCCAAATGGAATTCACTCACAAATAGTCAGATACAAACACTGATGTCCAAGATTTATAATGATATCAAAAATGAATTTTCAAATAAATATATAGAAGGGTATGTATATGATACATATAACCAGCAGAAACTGGCAAAATATTACAGGTCCTCAAGCGGATACACCTATTTCACCCGCTACTAA